Within the Thermosynechococcus sichuanensis E542 genome, the region ATGAGCAAACGCGAGCAGTTGCGATAAGCACGGGTACAAAATTCTGGGTAAACGTTGCAGTGTGCTCGCCGTGCACAGCCAAATAGGTCGGCAATAGCTTATCGCCGACGGTATCTTGGAGACGACTAAAGCGGCAGACAAAGGCATCCACTCGCTCAGCAGATTGCCGTTTTGTTGGTGCAGATTTTCATCAGTGGGCACAGGCAGCGGCTAAACTGCAAGAACTGGGCATTGATCCTGAGACCTTAGAGACGTAGCATGACCCCAACAACAACAGCGGCTCCCCTTCCTAGCCTAGCGTCTGCCTTTGGCCAGCCCAATTATCAACTGCGGGTGACCTATCGTGGTGCCAGTGATCTGCACATGGAAGTGTGGCAACGACCTACGGTGGCAACGCCCCATCTGGTGAAGCCCTTGCGTTTGGGGGGCTTGGGGGGACGACCTCTTGCCCTGATTGAAGAGCGAGTGCTGCGGCAATTGGCGCGATCGCGCGTGAAGCTAGGGAAACTGCCCCTCCATGAACCTCAGGTGTATTCCCTGACAGAAGAGGTGGCACTACGGCTAGGGTTAATGTTTCGGGTGTTGGCGCCGATGCGTAGTCGCGACAAGATGATGGCCTGCGTGATGGGCATTGAGGAAATGGGACGGGAGGAAGCGGCCTATTGGTTGGGCATGGCACTGCATCGCCCGAATCCTCGGCGGGTCTTGGCAGCACTACGATTGTTGTTGCAGGAATAAAAATTAATTTGGCGCCAAAATTTTAACGAGAATCCGCATCAAAGTCTCAAGATCGTCGGGAACGCGGTACAAGGTTAGGCCTTGTTGAATTTGCTTTTGCGCTCGATGCAGGAGGCCAAATTGCCAAATATCCCCTGTGGAAACTGCCCCTTGTAGGATGGGCTGCGGACTCTCTGTCCATTGGTCGAGGGCAATCAGTTCAACGGCCAGTTGAGTAAAGCCTTTGGCGAGGTCAGCATTTTTGGCTTCAACTACCAGCAGCTTGCCGACGGAATAGAGGTAGTAGTCGAGGGAGCCTTTAAGCTGGTCACTAACGATGAGGGGATACTCGATGCGCAGTTGGGCATGGGTGTAGTGCACCACATCGAGCAAGATAGGTGCAATCAGCAGTTCACGGCGAGCGGCTTCACTGGTGAGGCTAATGTAGGGAAGGCTTTCTTGAATGCGTGCTTTCAAGTCCTCAAGGCGATCAAGGGCAGCAGTGGATTGCGGTAGCGTGAGCATAGACCGCTGAAGGGTGTAGCCAAATTCTGCCAGAATATCCTCTGGCTCATAGGGCATCTCAAAGTATTGTCGAAAGGTATAGGACTGTCCGGGCTGGAGAATGGCAGGCCTAGTCATCTTGCCCTCTTTTGCTTAGTTCCTGCGGCGCTGCTCTTTTAGTGTAGCTTTTGGCTTTGGCTGCGGAGGTGCATACTGCATCCTTCTCGAATGGATAAGACTTAGGGAAGGATATTGTGTCTCTGGGATGAGCAGTGATGAAAACAAATCTGGAGGCCATCAGGCAAGAGATCCAGGGCGCGATCGCCCCCGCAGGAGTCACTGTCGAGGTTTCACAGACAGGTTCTCAACTCACAGTGATTTTCAATCGCCCTAGGGATAAAACAGTGGACTTTACGGCTCTGGCGGATCAAACTGTGGACATCCTGAATCGGCAACCCTTGGGACGGATCAACTGCGTGAAATTTTATGGGCGCAAAACTGGGGGAACCCCTGAATGGGAATATGCTGAACCCCTATCCCCCCCACCGCCGCAAGCGGTTATTCCAAAAAAGCTGCAAACAGGTCTCTCGGAATTTGGGCAGCGGTTTCAGTTCTATAATCAAACCGTTACAGCAGCGTCAGCCCTTGCGATCTTTTTCATGCTGCTGCTGGGGGGGCTTTTTCCGAATAGCAAGTGGGAGTACAAAACGGTGTATGTGAGGGCAGAAACAGTTTCTTCAAATGCGTACCCAAAGTTTTCTGCTAAAGAAGTTTCCCTCGTTGAGTTGGAGAGTGAAGTAGAAAAGCTGGGTAAGCAGGGGTGGGAGCTGGTGGATTCTTTTGTGGAGGATGAAACAGTGCATCCCAATTTTGGCAACGAGGAATACGTAACAGGTTTGCAGCCCAATGTGCGCCCCAACAGGGTGGTGTTGCTCTTTAAGCGCAAGACATGGTTTTAGAGAGGGTTTAGACCAGTACAATGACGAAACGATTGATTGAAGAATGGTTACCGATCGCCGACCTCAGCGAGGAAAGTGTCCGTGAACGTCGCTCAATGACGGCTCTGCCACCCATCTATTATCTTCATGTCTGGTGGGCACGGCGACCGTTGGTGGCCTCTCGCGCGGCGGTGTTGGCCTCACTGCTCCCTGCGGATAGCGATCGCGCCAAGTTCAAACATCTCCTCGGTATTCATGGCGATCCTGTTGCAGCCAGACGAAAAATTGATGCTGCCCGACGAAAAGGAGAACGCTTTGAGGGAAAAGCTTACAGTTATCCCAGAGCATTTACCTATAACCTCTCAGCGGCAGATCGAGATTGGATCAGCAAGGAACAACAAAAATTGGGGCTTACTGAAGTATCAGTCCTTGATCCAACAGCAGGAGGTGGCAGTGTTCCGCTTGAGACACTCCGTCTTGGTTTTCACGTCTATAGCAATGATCTTAATCCCGTAGCTGTTTTGGTTCAAAAAGCAACCTACGAATGGCCTGCCAAATATGGTTCACAACTGCTTGAGGAATATAAACGTCTCACAGATGAATTTCTCAAGCGACGAGAAGAGAGACTATTACCCTACTTTCCTGATGAACCCAACTCAAATGCTATCCCAACGAATTTCCTTTGGGCACGAACGATCACGTGTCCTTACTGTGGGGGGGTGATTCCGCTTTCGCCCAACTGGAAGCTGGCACCCGATGGTACGGGGGTGAGGCTAGTGCCCCAACTGGGTCAGGGGATCCATACCGCAGGGCGCATTTGCCACTTTGAAATTGTCCACCAAGAGAAGGATCAATCTCCCGGCACCGTCAAGGGGGGAACGGCCACCTGTCCTTACCCCGATTGTGGTCGGGTGATCGAGGGCAGTGAAATCAAAGATCAAGCCCAAGCTGGGAAAATGGGCGATCAACTCTTTGCTGTGATCTATAAAGAACGTCTGCTCACTCCCACCAAAACAGGCAAACTCAAGGAAAAATGGGAACGCGGTTATCGTGCCCCTCAACCCACTGATGACGTGACTGCACAGGTGGCAGAGGCCTTGGCCATGAAACTGCCAGAGTGGGAAGCCTTGGATATGGTGCCAACGGAACCCATTCCAGACGATATCAATGATGATCGCCCCATTCAGTATGGAATGCCATTGTGGCGAGATCTTTTTTCACCACGACAATTGCTGTGCCATGGCACCAGTGTTGAGGTCTTTCGGGAACTCTTAGCCGAGGAAGAGGCCAAGGGCGACCTACCTGACGTAACCCGCGCCGCGTTTGGGTATTTAGCTCTCTCGATAGATACGCTGTTAAACTACGGTTCTCGAAGTTGTCGGTGGGATATTACGACATCCAGAGTTCGAGCAATGTTTGATCGCCATGACTTTGCATTTGTTTGGTCATATGCAGAAATGGCTCCCCTCATTGTCGGACTGGGTTATGACTGGGCATTTGAAAAAACAGCAACGTGTGTTGAAGAACTGCTTGAACTCATCCAGCCCGCAGGCAGTTTGCCTCTCTTTCAAGACAAGGGGGCAGCGGCCACGCCTGAAATCACGATTACCTGTGGTTCAGCGGATGATTTATCTCATTTGGCAGATGCCAGTGTGGATGCAGTGGTGATGGATCCACCCTACTACGACAATGTGATGTACGCAGAGCTATCGGACTTCTTTTATGTGTGGCTCAAGCGGACGGCGGGCTACCTTTATCCAGCGCTATTTACTCGCCAATTGACAGACAAGGACAATGAGGCAGTGGCCAACCCTGCCAAGTACAAGGGACAACCCAAACCCAAAGAACGGGCCGCCCAAGATTACCAAGAACGGATGGCAGCGATTTTTGCCGAGTGTCGGCGAGTGCTCAAGGCCGATGGCATTATGACGCTAATGTTTACCCACAAGGCCACAGGCGCATGGGATGCCCTCACCAAGGGGTTGATCGAAGCGGGCTTTGTGATCACTGCCAGTTGGCCGATCAATACTGAAGCGGAAGGGTCGCTGCATATCAAGGATAAGTCTGCTGCCAATAGCACGATCTTTTTGGTGTGTCGTCCGCGCCCTGCCCAAGCCAAGGATGAGATTCGCTACTGGGAAGACCTTGAACCCTTGGTGGGTCAGGCGGTGCGCCAGCGCATTCAGGAATTCCAAGCCGCCGGGATTCGCGGTGTGGACTTGTATCTTTCCTGCTTTGGCCCTGCCCTAGAAATCTTTTCGCGCCACTGGCCGATCCAACGCGGCCAACCCCGCTCCGATGCCCCTGATCCCTATGGGGTCACGCCCGAAGATGCCCTTGAAGCCGCCCGCCGCGAAGTGAAACGCTGGAAGCTGGCACAGTTAACCAATGCCCAACGACTCCATGAACTTGACCCCCTCAGTGAATGGTTTGTGCTCGCTTGGGATGCCTTTCAAGCACCGCAGTTTCCCTACGATGAAGCCCTGCGCCTTGCCCGTGTGGTGGGTCTCGATTTGGATCGGCAGGTGATGGGTGTTCTCGGTGAGAAAAAAAGTAGTCAAGTGCTGCTGTGGGATAGTGCCACCCGTGCTGCTAAAGGTGCCCTCGGTTCTCCCGATGGCAGGCGCGGCATGATTGATGCCATTCACCATGCGGCTTACGTGGGGCGCACCCAAACCCTCGATGCCGCCCGAGAATTGCTCAGGGCTAATGACCTAGAGAAGGAACCGAAGTTTCTCGCTGCTCTGGAAGCTGTCCTTGAGGTGTTGCCCCCTTCGCGTACCTACACGGGCTACGATCCGGTGCACGCGGCGCTGCCGGCGGCCAATGATTTTGAAGCCCTCGAAAATCTACGGCGACTGGCTTTTCAACAGCAGATTGATGAACCGAAGCAATTGGAATTGTGGCAATTGCAATAAAAATGCTTGCGCAATTACGTGAATATCCGTGGCAGCCCAAATATAGCCCCGACACCTGTGAAAACGTGGTAGAGGCTTTCTATATCCCAGCGTTGTGCTGTGCTATCCGCTACTGGCGCACCACGGGTTATTTTCAGGCAACGGCCTTGGCAATGGCCATGCGTGGTATTGAGGGGCTGATTCGCAACCGAGGGCAGATGCGCCTAATTGTTGGCTGTACACTGGCACCCGAAGAGGCTCTGGCGATCGCCCGAGGGCATGAATTGCGACAGGTGATCCACCAGCATTTGGTGCAGATTCCCCTTGAGCCACCCGATCGCGCCGCCGAAGATGCCCTAGAACTTTTGGCATGGATGATTCAACAGCAAATTTTGGATGTGCAGGTGGCCATCCCCTGTGATGCGCAACGACAGCCCTTGGCGGGCACTGTGCTGTTCCATGAAAAGGCGGGCATTTTAGAAGATAGGGTGGGCGATCGCTTGGCCTTTAATGGTGGCATTAACGAAACCCTCCAAGGCTGGCGCCACAATTGGGACAGCTTTCATGTCTATACCAGTTGGCAGTTGCCAGAACATGTAGAGGCGGAAGAACAAAGCTTTGCTCGACTGTGGCAGGGGCGATCGCGCCGTGCCCTTGTGCTGAGTGTGCCGGCTGCCCTAGAGGCAAAGTTGCTGCCCTTTGCTCCACCCAGTGGTCAACTGCCCCGCCGCCTGCGGGAAACCCCCACCCTCTATACCCCGCAAGTTGCACAACCTGCCCCCACCCCTGACCCCCCCCTGACTGCGTCGCCCCGTGCCTTGGTCTGGCATTATCTGTACGATGCGCCGCGTCATTCCCCAGCGGGCGATCGCGTGGGCGAAGCCACCTGTGCTGTCAAACCTTGGCCGCATCAAATCCGTGCCTTTCAACGGTTGTGGCAGCGGTGGCCACCGAAACTGCTCATTGCCGATGAAGTGGGTCTCGGTAAGACGATTCAAGCGGGTCTCCTGCTGCGGCAGGCATGGCTGAGTGGACGGGCAAAGCGGATTTTAATTCTTGCTCCTGCTGCACTTCTCCAGCAGTGGCAGGTGGAACTGCGGGAAAAATTTAATCTCCACTGGCCAATCTACGATGGCAAGGCACTGCGCTGGCTGGCAACCCCCGGCTGGCATCAACCCACGGAGCAAACCGTCAGTCGTGACCAGTGGCACCAACAGCCCTGTGTGTTGGTCTCTAGCCAACTGGTGCGGCGCCAAGAGCGATCGCGAGAACTTCTACAGGCAGAGCCTTGGGATTTAGTCATTCTCGATGAAGCCCACCATGCGCGACGGCAAGGCCTCTCCCGCGATCGCCCCAACCAATTGCTGCGGCTGATGCAGCAACTCAAAGACCGCACCCAAGGTCTCGTGCTGCTCACGGCTACCCCCATGCAAGTCGATCCGATCGAAGTTTGGGATTTGCTCAATCTCTTAGGCTTGCCCCCAGAGTGGACAGCAGAGCAGTTTTGTCGCTTTTTTGAACTGACAACCACACCTGCCCCGAGCCGCGACGACTGGCAAACA harbors:
- a CDS encoding DUF7680 family protein → MTPTTTAAPLPSLASAFGQPNYQLRVTYRGASDLHMEVWQRPTVATPHLVKPLRLGGLGGRPLALIEERVLRQLARSRVKLGKLPLHEPQVYSLTEEVALRLGLMFRVLAPMRSRDKMMACVMGIEEMGREEAAYWLGMALHRPNPRRVLAALRLLLQE
- a CDS encoding DUF4177 domain-containing protein; this encodes MKTNLEAIRQEIQGAIAPAGVTVEVSQTGSQLTVIFNRPRDKTVDFTALADQTVDILNRQPLGRINCVKFYGRKTGGTPEWEYAEPLSPPPPQAVIPKKLQTGLSEFGQRFQFYNQTVTAASALAIFFMLLLGGLFPNSKWEYKTVYVRAETVSSNAYPKFSAKEVSLVELESEVEKLGKQGWELVDSFVEDETVHPNFGNEEYVTGLQPNVRPNRVVLLFKRKTWF
- a CDS encoding DUF1156 domain-containing protein, with the translated sequence MTKRLIEEWLPIADLSEESVRERRSMTALPPIYYLHVWWARRPLVASRAAVLASLLPADSDRAKFKHLLGIHGDPVAARRKIDAARRKGERFEGKAYSYPRAFTYNLSAADRDWISKEQQKLGLTEVSVLDPTAGGGSVPLETLRLGFHVYSNDLNPVAVLVQKATYEWPAKYGSQLLEEYKRLTDEFLKRREERLLPYFPDEPNSNAIPTNFLWARTITCPYCGGVIPLSPNWKLAPDGTGVRLVPQLGQGIHTAGRICHFEIVHQEKDQSPGTVKGGTATCPYPDCGRVIEGSEIKDQAQAGKMGDQLFAVIYKERLLTPTKTGKLKEKWERGYRAPQPTDDVTAQVAEALAMKLPEWEALDMVPTEPIPDDINDDRPIQYGMPLWRDLFSPRQLLCHGTSVEVFRELLAEEEAKGDLPDVTRAAFGYLALSIDTLLNYGSRSCRWDITTSRVRAMFDRHDFAFVWSYAEMAPLIVGLGYDWAFEKTATCVEELLELIQPAGSLPLFQDKGAAATPEITITCGSADDLSHLADASVDAVVMDPPYYDNVMYAELSDFFYVWLKRTAGYLYPALFTRQLTDKDNEAVANPAKYKGQPKPKERAAQDYQERMAAIFAECRRVLKADGIMTLMFTHKATGAWDALTKGLIEAGFVITASWPINTEAEGSLHIKDKSAANSTIFLVCRPRPAQAKDEIRYWEDLEPLVGQAVRQRIQEFQAAGIRGVDLYLSCFGPALEIFSRHWPIQRGQPRSDAPDPYGVTPEDALEAARREVKRWKLAQLTNAQRLHELDPLSEWFVLAWDAFQAPQFPYDEALRLARVVGLDLDRQVMGVLGEKKSSQVLLWDSATRAAKGALGSPDGRRGMIDAIHHAAYVGRTQTLDAARELLRANDLEKEPKFLAALEAVLEVLPPSRTYTGYDPVHAALPAANDFEALENLRRLAFQQQIDEPKQLELWQLQ